Proteins encoded together in one Drosophila albomicans strain 15112-1751.03 chromosome 2R, ASM965048v2, whole genome shotgun sequence window:
- the LOC117575723 gene encoding CCA tRNA nucleotidyltransferase 1, mitochondrial yields the protein MHGLRCITKILTSPRATASAVGNFHLHIRLLTTFPSRMPSPPKIAKPSQESELLEDIVKQLGKPPRMRENPAFTKVDSAEFHSIFTPELEELVALFKKYDYELRIAGGAVRDILMSIKPKDVDLATTATPEQMKEMFTKEEVRMINAKGEKHGTITPRINNKENFEVTTLRIDVRTDGRHADVIFTTDWQLDANRRDLTINSMFLGFDGTVYDYFYGYDDLQKRRIVFVGDADVRIKEDYLRILRYFRFYGRIVPVADTHDAVTLAAIKANAEGLARISGERIWAELQKIVAGNFGCELVLEMYKCDLTAHCGLPAEPDLTEFKRLCSDLKHFEQPHYPILYLIGLLNSSEDAIKMHERLKLSAHERDLALFITQQRQRVDVEYVCLRDYQKLCLQPYAKRDFVEQLLKYTNKLELYNQLKAWETPNFPINGNTLKSHGLVGKKVGQVIAELRLLWANSDFKLTADELLEKLPTILELLQKSSPGTPNKKPRSQT from the exons ATGCATGGTTTGCGTTGTATTACCAAGATTCTAACCTCACCACGTGCTACAGCATCGGCTGTCGGCAATTTTCATCTGCACATTCGTTTATTAACAACTTTTCCCAGCCGAATGCCTTCGCCACCGAAAATCGCCAAGCCATCACAAGAAAGTGAACTTTTAGAGGACATCGTCAAACAGCTTGGTAAGCCGCCCAGGATGCGTGAGAATCCCGCTTTCACGAAGGTCGACAGTGCCGAGTTCCATAGCATTTTCACGCCGGAACTGGAAGAACTTGTGGCACTCTTTAAGAAGTACGACTATGAGCTGCGCATTGCTGGCGGTGCTGTGCGTGATATTCTAATGAGCATAAAGCCCAAGGATGTAGATTTGGCAACTACAGCAACGCCTGAACAGATGAAGGAGATGTTTACGAAGGAGGAGGTGCGCATGATTAACGCTAAAGGCGAAAAGCATGGCACAATAACGCCACGCATCAACAACAAGGAAAACTTCGAGGTGACCACGCTTCGCATCGATGTACGCACCGATGGGCGCCATGCGGATGTGATATTCACCACCGACTGGCAACTGGATGCGAATCGTCGTGATTTGACCATAAACTCCATGTTCCTGGGCTTCGATGGCACCGTATACGATTACTTCTATGGTTACGATGATCTGCAGAAGCGtcgcattgtttttgttggcgACGCGGATGTGCGCATCAAGGAAGATTACCTACGCATTCTACGCTACTTTCGCTTCTATGGCAGGATTGTACCCGTTGCAGATACCCACGATGCTGTAACATTGGCCGCCATAAAAGCGAATGCTGAGGGTTTGGCACGGATTAGTGGCGAACGCATTTGGGCCGAGCTTCAGAAGATTGTTGCCGGCAACTTTGGCTGTGAGCTAGTGCTGGAGATGTATAAGTGTGACTTGACTGCGCATTGCGGGCTGCCAGCTGAGCCGGATCTCACTGAGTTTAAGCGTCTTTGCAGCGATTTAAAGCATTTCGAACAGCCGCATTATCCCATTTTGTATCTGATAGGCTTGCTCAATAGCTCCGAGGATGCTATAAAAATGCACGAACGCTTGAAGCTGTCCGCCCACGAACGTGATCTGGCGCTGTTCATCACACAGCAGCGTCAGCGA GTTGATGTGGAGTACGTTTGTCTGCGTGACTATCAAAAGCTGTGTCTGCAACCGTATGCTAAACGGGATTTCGTTGAGCAGCTGCTGAAGTATACCAACAAGTTGGAGCTCTACAATCAGCTAAAGGCTTGGGAGACGCCCAACTTCCCCATCAATGGCAATACGCTCAAGAGTCACGGCCTGGTGGGGAAGAAAGTGGGCCAAGTGATTGCTGAGTTGCGTCTGCTGTGGGCAAACAGTGATTTTAAGCTGACGGCGGATGAGTTGCTGGAAAAGTTGCCGACAATATTGGAACTGCTGCAAAAGTCGTCGCCTGGTACACCAAATAAAAAGCCACGTTCTCA
- the LOC117575725 gene encoding probable RNA methyltransferase CG1239, which produces MDVENNNNTIVPAIKETQFAEKRKVISEENEDNQIKRLKHNAIEFTTTETTVDATQHVPGEDSPKQVAQRPPAQSPKKRLQLDNKKVGAHNNNNNNHKPKQNKNETFMYGNYKQYYGKRILDKDFHDIRLDVFATQPQLFRDKQLLDIGCNSGHLSIQIVKQFEAKSLVGLDIDRSLTHDAQMAIVNIKRASNLSAVAAAGKFPYNVKFVHGNYVLEDDVLLEIERPQFDVILCLSVTKWIHLNFCDAGLKQAFRRMFLQLRPGGKLILEPQSFDTYKRRKKLTDKIRENYNSIQFKPEDFTAYLLGAEVGFASMELMGQPEHCNAGFKRPIQIFSKN; this is translated from the exons atggatgtagaaaataataataacacaataGTACCTGCCATCAAAGAGACACAGTTCGCTGAGAAACGCAAAGTAATTAGCGAGGAGAATGAAGACAACCAAATCAAAAGGCTGAAGCACAATGCAATCGAGTTCACAACAACTGAAACAACAGTGGACGCCACACAACACGTGCCTGGTGAGGACAGCCCTAAACAAGTCGCCCAGCGTCCGCCCGCCCAGAGTCCAAAGAAGCGTCTGCAACTAGACAATAAAAAAGTTGGCgcccataacaacaacaacaacaatcacaagcCGAAGCagaacaaaaatgaaacattCATGTATGGCAACTACAAACAGTATTATGGAAAGCGCATTCTGGACAAGGACTTTCATGACATACGCCTGGATGTGTTTGCCACACAACCGCAACTGTTTCGCGACAAACAGCTACTGGACATTGGTTGTAACTCGGGCCATTTGTCCATACAGATTGTCAAGCAGTTCGAGGCCAAAAGCCTTGTAGGCCTAGACATCGATCGCAGTCTGACACACGATGCCCAAATGGCCATAGTGAACATTAAGCGTGCCAGCAACTTATCTGCCGTAGCAGCAGCCGGTAAGTTTCCGTATAATGTAAAGTTTGTGCACGGCAATTATGTGCTCGAGGATGATGTCCTGCTCGAGATCGAACGTCCGCAATTCGATGTGATCTTGTGCCTATCGGTGACCAAGTGGATACATTTGAATTTCTGTGATGCAGGCCTGAAGCAGGCATTCCGGCGCATGTTTCTGCAGCTGCGGCCTGGCGGCAAGCTGATATTGGAGCCGCAATCTTTTGACACCTACAAGCGTCGCAAGAAACTCACA GACAAAATACGTGAGAACTACAACAGCATCCAGTTCAAGCCGGAAGATTTCACAGCTTATTTGCTGGGAGCTGAAGTGGGCTTCGCCAGCATGGAACTGATGGGACAGCCAGAGCATTGTAACGCTGGCTTTAAACGCCCCATACAGATCTTTagcaaaaactaa